Proteins from a single region of Punica granatum isolate Tunisia-2019 chromosome 8, ASM765513v2, whole genome shotgun sequence:
- the LOC116187109 gene encoding glutaredoxin-C6-like translates to MQGLQQRCSADLAHLDLSPSPTTSPSPYATSFSIDGAESAEEKIQRLISEHPVIIFSRSGCCMCHVMKKLLATIGVNPTVIELDDHEIAALPVAPDCDPLSPNAGHTTQPPPAVFIGGTCIGGVDSLVALHLSGHLVPKLVEVGALWV, encoded by the coding sequence ATGCAAGGCCTCCAGCAGCGTTGTTCCGCGGACCTCGCCCACCTCGACCTCAGCCCGTCCCCCACCACCTCCCCCTCCCCCTATGCCACCTCGTTCTCCATCGATGGGGCCGAGTCGGCGGAGGAAAAGATCCAGCGGCTGATATCGGAGCACCCCGTAATCATCTTCAGCCGCTCCGGCTGCTGCATGTGCCACGTCATGAAGAAGCTCCTCGCCACCATCGGCGTCAACCCCACCGTCATCGAGCTGGACGACCACGAGATCGCTGCCCTCCCGGTAGCCCCCGATTGCGATCCGTTGTCCCCTAACGCTGGCCACACCACCCAGCCACCCCCGGCCGTGTTCATCGGCGGGACGTGCATCGGGGGGGTCGATTCCCTCGTGGCCCTCCACCTTAGCGGCCACCTCGTGCCTAAGCTCGTAGAAGTAGGCGCCCTCTGGGTATGA